Proteins encoded in a region of the Populus alba chromosome 13, ASM523922v2, whole genome shotgun sequence genome:
- the LOC140954434 gene encoding protein ACCELERATED CELL DEATH 6-like: protein MSSVGYEAINIDENSIPRDDMANTKIDSKLYEYVKQDNIEEFNSRVQQRLAEKLQTPAGNSLLHVAVSYGSDNITSYLAETFPSLITIQNSQKDTILHLAAREGKASHTIKSLAESNPSLMRKTNTKGNTPLHDAVIADNKEVAELLVSRDPEVAYYNNKNGKSPLYLAVEKGKNNGILDVLLNLGASFPIKREDGDALPEGKSPVHAAIKQRNRDILEKIEREKPELLRLTEEELGNSLHYASSIGFLEGVRFLVTKFHDGAYETNLEGNYPIHLACKRHSVDVVKEFLDIFPYPKEFLNKKWQNILHVAAKYGNASVVRYILKQDQKLVAPLLNAIDEDGNTPLHLAAVYGRCTATFLLVRDNRVEHFIVNNRNWTPYEWAEDFSNRFEEEYIETRAKERKQFDSKNSTPAHEIKGKEVDSNKILDTKEASPNDEIPVFYLPVVMTLSILFVNARPKKSRKELFLWTGLPVSHAKEETKSMIGNLLVVAVLVAGVTFAGVIQLPQLRDNNNSSDRRHEFNSTYTASHYSTYENLLYGYLFLDVGALSSSLVAALLLLLPSFHSPRFQISAAAFSGIMVCMAIYMMFGAFLFSVRIALIGSHGWLLTIIITGVAVVFPSIIPLVGNEVLLQVLLHYIYYIFFFLFIYSRWWLPNKLSDLKKKRNF, encoded by the exons atgTCTAGCGTAGGCTACGAAGCAATAAACATTGATGAAAACTCGATCCCGAGAGACGACATGGCAAATACAAAGATAGATAGTAAGTTATATGAGTATGTGAAGCAGGACAATATTGAGGAATTTAATAGCCGCGTCCAGCAACGTTTAGCGGAGAAGCTACAGACTCCCGCTGGGAATTCACTGCTTCACGTAGCTGTAAGTTATGGAAGTGACAATATTACATCTTATCTGGCTGAAACGTTTCCTTCTCTAATCACCATCCAAAACAGCCAGAAGGACACAATCCTTCATCTTGCTGCCAGAGAAGGAAAGGCCAGTCATACAATTAAATCTCTTGCGGAATCGAATCCGAGCTTGATGAGGAAGACAAATACAAAGGGAAACACTCCTTTGCATGATGCCGTGATCGCCGATAACAAAGAAGTTGCCGAACTCCTAGTTTCCAGAGATCCAGAAGTGGCCTATTACAACAACAAGAATGGCAAGTCTCCTTTATATCTGGCTGTTGAGAAAGGCAAAAACAACGGGATACTTGATGTTCTCTTGAATTTGGGAGCTTCGTTCCCTATAAAAAGAGAAGATGGTGATGCCCTACCAGAAGGAAAGTCACCTGTTCATGCTGCCATCAAGCAACGTAACAGAG atattttggagaaaattgaaagggaaaagCCAGAGCTATTACGTCTCACCGAGGAAGAGTTGGGAAATTCACTGCATTATGCATCATCCATAGGTTTTCTGGAAGGAGTTCGATTCCTAGTAACGAAGTTTCACGATGGTGCTTATGAAACAAACCTTGAAGGCAACTATCCTATCCATCTAGCATGCAAACGTCACTCTGTAGATGTAGTGAAGGAATTTCTTGATATATTCCCATATCCAAAAGAATTCCTCAATAAGAAATGGCAGAACATTCTTCATGTAGCCGCCAAATATGGAAACGCCAGTGTGGTTAGGTACATACTCAAACAGGACCAGAAGCTCGTCGCACCGCTGCTAAATGCGATAGATGAGGATGGAAATACACCTTTGCACTTGGCAGCAGTTTATGGCCGATGCACGGCTACATTTCTTCTTGTGCGTGACAATCGCGTTGAACATTTCATTGTGAACAATAGAAATTGGACACCATATGAGTGGGCTGAAGATTTTTCCAATAGATTTGAAGAGGAATACATAGAAACA CGTGCCAAGGAACGAAAGCAGTTTGATTCAAAGAACAGTACCCCTGCGCACGAGATCAAG gGCAAAGAAGTTGATTCAAATAAGATATTGGATACAAAAGAGGCATCACCAAATGACGAAATACCGGTTTTCTATCTCCCAGTG GTGATGACATTATCGATCTTATTCGTCAATGCCCGCCCTAAGAAATCCCGAAAGGAGCTTTTCCTCTGGACTGGACTACCCGTGTCACATGCAAAAGAGGAAACAAAGAGCATGATAGGGAATCTTCTTGTGGTGGCAGTGCTTGTTGCTGGAGTAACCTTTGCGGGTGTTATACAATTGCCACAATTAAGGGATAACAATAACTCAAGTGATCGTCGTCATGAATTTAACAGCACTTATACTGCCTCCCATTACAGCACTTACGAGAATCTTCTGTATGGTTATTTGTTTCTCGATGTGGGGGCTTTATCTTCCTCTCTGGTGGCAGCTCTACTCCTTCTTTTGCCAAGCTTTCATTCTCCCAGATTTCAAATCTCTGCAGCTGCGTTTTCAGGCATCATGGTTTGTATGGCTATTTACATGATGTTCGGGGCATTCCTTTTTTCTGTGAGAATAGCATTAATAGGATCCCATGGTTGGTTGTTGACAATCATCATTACAGGGGTGGCCGTTGTTTTTCCTTCGATTATTCCGCTAGTTGGCAACGAAGTTCTTCTACAAGTGCTCTTGCATTATATCTactacatcttttttttcttgtttatatacAGTAGGTGGTGGCTGCCTAATAAACTCtctgatctaaaaaaaaagcgCAATTTTTAG
- the LOC118040159 gene encoding lanC-like protein GCL2: MADRFFPNVMPSFVTEDIQEEDKVTDDDSLMKLLSMPYTSLSKQFQRSGLDLKETIVMETWGLGGQVVHDFTLYSGNLGTALLLYKSYQVTSNENDLFLCLEIVKACDSASRASRDVTFICGRAGVCALGAVAAKHANDEALQSYYLSQLGEVAFLLYFVLFLIFL; the protein is encoded by the exons ATGGCTGATCGATTCTTTCCCAACGTAATGCCAAGCTTTGTAACAGAAGATATACAAGAAGAAGATAAAGTAACCGATGACGATTCTCTCATGAAGCTTCTCTCAATGCCCTACACTTCACTTTCCAAGCAGTTTCAACGTTCTGGTTTGGATCTTAAAGAAACA ATAGTGATGGAGACATGGGGTTTAGGTGGGCAAGTTGTGCATGATTTTACTCTTTACAGTGGAAATCTTGGCACTGCTTTGTTGCTTTATAAGAGCTATCAAGTTACTAGTAATGAAAATGATCTCTTTCTCTGTTTGGAGATTGTTAAGGCTTGTGATTCTGCTTCTCGGGCTTCAAG GGATGTGACATTTATATGTGGGCGAGCTGGTGTTTGTGCACTTGGGGCTGTAGCAGCAAAGCATGCTAATGATGAAGCATTACAGAGTTACTATCTGAGTCAATTAGGAGAGGTGGCCTTTTTACtctattttgtgttatttttaatatttttgtaa
- the LOC140954387 gene encoding lanC-like protein GCL2, which translates to MYEWYGERYWGAAHGLAGIMNVLLDVELKPDEFEDVKGTLKYMINNCFPSGNYSTSEEDRKRDVLVHWCHGAPGIALTLVKAVKVFGDKEFLEAAINAAEVVWNRGLLKRVGICHGISGNAYVFLSLYQLTGNIEFLYKAKAFTCFLLDRAHKHISAGEMHGGDSPHSMFEGMGGIAYLFLDMIDPSKARFPAYEL; encoded by the exons ATGTATGAATGGTATGGTGAGAGGTATTGGGGTGCTGCCCATGGATTGGCAGGTATTATGAATGTTTTATTGGATGTAGAGCTGAAACCTGATGAGTTTGAGGATGTCAAGGGCACCCTTAAATACATGATCAATAACTGCTTTCCCAGCGGCAACTACTCTACAAGTGAAGAAGATCGCAAGAGGGATGTTCTTGTGCATTGGTGTCATGGAGCACCTGGAATTGCTCTTACACTTGTCAAGGCAGTTAAG GTTTTTGGAGATAAAGAGTTTCTGGAAGCAGCTATAAATGCTGCAGAGGTAGTGTGGAACCGTGGGCTGCTCAAGCGAGTTGGAATTTGCCATGGCATCAGTGGGAATGCGTATGTGTTTCTCTCACTGTACCAGCTAACAGGCAACATAGAGTTCTTATACAAGGCCAAAGCGTTTACTTGCTTTCTGCTGGATAGAGCTCACAAACATATATCGGCCGGAGAGATGCATGGAGGTGATAGCCCCCACTCAATGTTTGAAGGAATGGGAGGTATCGCTTATCTTTTTCTAGATATGATCGACCCATCCAAGGCTAGATTCCCTGCTTATGAactctaa